From the genome of Streptacidiphilus rugosus AM-16, one region includes:
- a CDS encoding TetR/AcrR family transcriptional regulator, whose amino-acid sequence MAAREDEVIWLRPEQAPVGRPAERSRAEITAAAMELADREGLEAVTMRRVASVLGTGAASLYRYVATRDDLLDLMTDSTAAEYRLPAPTGDWEADLLAVADQARRIMRGHPWLPALVISRPALGPHGADLLEHVLDVLAEHPADAGRKVQAFALLGGLTALFVQNEVTATAAGAARQAAYLHHVAVAGHHPRIAGLSASPADRAPSDPFHTVLSRALAGVLDRPSTP is encoded by the coding sequence ATGGCGGCGCGGGAGGACGAGGTGATCTGGCTGCGGCCGGAGCAGGCCCCAGTGGGACGCCCGGCCGAGCGCAGCCGCGCCGAGATCACCGCCGCAGCGATGGAACTGGCCGACCGGGAGGGGCTGGAGGCCGTCACCATGCGCCGGGTCGCGTCCGTCCTGGGCACCGGCGCCGCCTCGCTCTACCGCTACGTGGCCACCCGCGACGACCTGCTCGACCTGATGACCGACAGCACCGCTGCCGAGTACCGGCTCCCCGCTCCCACCGGCGACTGGGAGGCCGACCTGCTGGCCGTCGCCGACCAGGCGCGCCGGATCATGCGCGGCCACCCGTGGCTTCCCGCCCTGGTCATCAGCCGGCCCGCGCTGGGCCCCCACGGCGCCGACCTGCTGGAGCACGTCCTCGACGTCCTGGCCGAGCATCCCGCCGACGCGGGCAGGAAGGTCCAGGCGTTCGCCCTGCTCGGCGGGCTGACCGCCCTCTTCGTCCAGAACGAGGTCACCGCCACCGCGGCCGGCGCCGCGCGCCAGGCCGCCTATCTGCACCACGTCGCCGTGGCCGGCCACCATCCCCGCATCGCCGGGCTGTCGGCGTCTCCCGCCGACCGAGCGCCGAGCGATCCCTTCCACACGGTGCTCAGCCGGGCCCTCGCCGGGGTGCTGGACCGGCCGTCCACGCCCTGA
- a CDS encoding type 1 glutamine amidotransferase domain-containing protein, whose protein sequence is MITLQGRTVAFLVAEEGTEQVELTRPWAAVEEAGGTPRLLSTGPGRIQAFHHLDRADQFAVDAVAGEETVDDYDALVLPGGVANPDRLRTDPQAVGFVRAFFEAGKPVAAICHGPWTLVEADVVRGRTMTSWPSLRTDLNNAGATWVDQELVVCEQGDNVLITSRKPDDLDAFDDALVTRFAKA, encoded by the coding sequence GTGATCACACTTCAAGGGCGCACCGTCGCTTTCCTGGTGGCCGAGGAGGGCACCGAACAGGTGGAGCTGACCCGTCCCTGGGCCGCCGTCGAGGAGGCGGGCGGCACCCCGCGCCTGCTCTCCACCGGGCCGGGGCGGATCCAGGCCTTCCACCACCTGGACCGGGCCGACCAGTTCGCCGTCGACGCGGTCGCGGGGGAGGAGACGGTCGACGACTACGACGCGCTCGTGCTGCCGGGCGGCGTCGCCAACCCGGACCGGCTGCGGACCGACCCGCAGGCGGTGGGCTTCGTCCGGGCCTTCTTCGAGGCGGGCAAGCCCGTCGCCGCGATCTGCCACGGACCGTGGACCCTCGTCGAGGCGGACGTCGTCCGGGGACGGACCATGACCTCCTGGCCGAGCCTGCGCACTGACCTGAACAACGCCGGGGCCACCTGGGTCGACCAGGAGCTGGTCGTCTGCGAGCAGGGCGACAACGTGCTGATCACCAGCCGCAAGCCGGACGACCTCGACGCCTTCGACGACGCCCTGGTGACCCGCTTCGCCAAGGCGTGA
- a CDS encoding SsgA family sporulation/cell division regulator, translating into MAVLSHRMVMRLYTGRCAPVAVNVECRYQTEDPYAVELHFPAEHPAATDWVFARELLADGLRAAAGEGDVRVEPADEAATLITFGHIGQGFVLLEAPTGELNEFLTRTFDRVPPGAETQLVEWPADITSLLDE; encoded by the coding sequence GTGGCGGTCCTCAGCCACCGCATGGTCATGCGGCTCTACACGGGGCGCTGCGCGCCGGTCGCCGTGAACGTCGAGTGCCGCTATCAGACCGAGGATCCCTACGCGGTCGAACTGCATTTCCCCGCCGAGCACCCGGCCGCGACCGACTGGGTGTTCGCCAGGGAGCTGCTCGCCGACGGGCTCCGCGCCGCGGCGGGCGAGGGCGACGTGCGCGTCGAGCCCGCCGACGAGGCGGCCACCCTGATCACCTTCGGCCACATCGGACAGGGCTTCGTCCTGCTGGAGGCGCCGACCGGCGAGCTCAACGAGTTCCTGACCCGCACCTTCGACCGGGTGCCTCCCGGCGCCGAGACCCAGCTGGTCGAGTGGCCCGCCGACATCACCTCCCTGCTCGACGAATGA
- a CDS encoding baeRF2 domain-containing protein, with product MELSFLHPLLRRPGPWASVVVDTSRHSEDAAKQTELRNRAAARELLRLGADQRTVRAVADRLAAEPTSGSPAGRALFATEGRVLLEAELASAPVPVETTWSALPRLTPLLSLRSECPDILLVLIDRTGADLELCDEHGRHALAGAQGPQGREHGHRTVPGDRYEWHYQHRVEDSWQRTAQVVADEVARRHACTPECVVALAGDPRERHEVLRRLPRPLGPAVVELRTGGRAPGGADHALDEELELVRAQVAAEHTDQALTDLVAGRTRDPATGRARRAESVGRTTEGVPEVLRAARERRLATLLLDPAAPDTARTVWTGTDPLHLSAERGEVRALGEPYPRPARADDALLRAAIALDAEALAVPPSGLGPVGGVGALLRWPQPTAVA from the coding sequence ATGGAACTCTCGTTCCTCCACCCCCTGCTCAGGCGCCCCGGCCCCTGGGCGAGCGTGGTCGTCGACACCTCCCGCCACAGCGAGGACGCCGCGAAGCAGACCGAACTGCGGAACCGCGCTGCCGCGCGCGAGCTGCTCAGGCTCGGCGCCGACCAGCGCACCGTCCGGGCCGTCGCGGACCGGCTGGCGGCCGAGCCCACGTCCGGCTCACCGGCCGGGCGGGCGCTGTTCGCGACCGAGGGCAGGGTCCTGCTGGAGGCGGAGCTGGCCTCCGCGCCGGTCCCCGTGGAGACGACCTGGTCCGCGCTGCCGCGGCTGACTCCCCTGCTGTCGTTGCGCAGCGAGTGCCCGGACATCCTGCTCGTCCTCATCGACCGGACCGGCGCGGACCTGGAGCTGTGCGACGAGCACGGACGGCACGCCCTCGCCGGCGCGCAGGGCCCGCAGGGGCGCGAACACGGCCACCGGACCGTCCCCGGGGACCGGTACGAGTGGCACTACCAGCACCGGGTGGAGGACAGCTGGCAGCGGACCGCGCAGGTGGTCGCGGACGAGGTGGCGCGCAGGCACGCCTGCACCCCTGAGTGCGTCGTCGCGCTGGCCGGGGACCCGCGCGAGCGGCACGAGGTACTGCGGCGGCTGCCGCGCCCGCTGGGTCCTGCGGTCGTGGAGCTGCGGACGGGCGGACGGGCGCCCGGCGGCGCGGACCACGCGCTCGACGAGGAGTTGGAGCTGGTCCGGGCGCAGGTCGCCGCCGAGCACACGGACCAGGCCCTGACCGACCTGGTGGCCGGACGCACCCGCGACCCGGCCACCGGGCGCGCGCGTCGCGCCGAGTCCGTGGGCCGGACCACCGAGGGCGTGCCGGAGGTGCTGCGCGCGGCACGGGAACGCCGACTGGCCACCCTGCTGCTGGATCCCGCCGCGCCGGACACCGCCCGCACGGTGTGGACCGGCACCGACCCGCTCCACCTGTCCGCCGAGCGCGGCGAGGTCCGCGCCCTGGGCGAGCCGTATCCGCGCCCCGCCCGGGCGGACGACGCGCTGCTGCGCGCCGCCATCGCCCTGGACGCGGAGGCCCTGGCCGTACCGCCCTCGGGCTTGGGCCCGGTCGGCGGCGTCGGCGCCCTGCTGCGGTGGCCGCAGCCGACCGCCGTGGCCTGA
- a CDS encoding alpha/beta fold hydrolase has protein sequence MTRYAHNGEVRLAFEDLGGTGGDPLLLVMGLGTSRFWWPEGLVGALVERGFHVVAYDQRDAGQSSRLSQRRAASPLAALTRRAAPAYSAEDLTDDAVAVMDALGWQRAHVFGHSLGGLVAQRTAIRHPDRVLSVTSSSAVPSDAKALRTLRYLRPLLLTRFMRLHFPETPEGDLALALAVVGLLVAPGRPVDEGDVREFVEREAAHGVSSFRDEEAQSRQIGAKWTGGPLARIAAPMLVLHGEDDPLLRVAAARDTAAAVPGARLRTVPGTGHFLTREVWHTYAEEVRALAGLAADPGRTALRP, from the coding sequence ATGACGCGTTATGCGCACAACGGCGAAGTCCGCCTCGCCTTCGAGGACCTGGGCGGAACGGGCGGCGACCCCCTGCTGCTGGTCATGGGGCTGGGCACCTCCCGGTTCTGGTGGCCGGAGGGGCTCGTCGGCGCACTCGTGGAGCGGGGCTTCCATGTCGTGGCCTACGACCAGCGGGACGCGGGCCAGTCCAGCCGCCTGTCGCAGCGCCGGGCCGCCTCCCCCCTCGCCGCCCTGACGCGCCGGGCGGCCCCGGCCTACAGCGCCGAGGACCTGACGGACGACGCGGTCGCGGTCATGGACGCCCTGGGCTGGCAGCGCGCCCACGTCTTCGGCCACTCGCTCGGCGGCCTGGTCGCCCAGCGGACGGCGATCCGGCACCCGGACCGGGTGCTGAGCGTCACCTCGTCCTCCGCCGTGCCCAGCGATGCGAAGGCCCTGCGCACCCTGCGCTATCTGCGGCCGCTGCTGCTGACGCGCTTCATGCGGCTGCACTTCCCCGAGACCCCGGAGGGAGATCTCGCACTGGCCCTGGCCGTCGTCGGGCTGCTGGTCGCCCCCGGGCGGCCGGTCGACGAGGGCGACGTCCGCGAGTTCGTCGAGCGGGAGGCCGCCCACGGGGTCTCCAGCTTCCGCGACGAGGAGGCCCAGAGCCGCCAGATCGGAGCGAAGTGGACGGGCGGGCCGCTGGCCCGGATCGCCGCGCCGATGCTGGTGCTGCACGGCGAGGACGACCCGCTGCTGCGCGTGGCCGCCGCCAGGGACACCGCCGCGGCCGTCCCCGGCGCACGCCTGCGAACGGTGCCCGGGACCGGCCACTTCCTCACCCGCGAGGTCTGGCACACCTACGCCGAGGAGGTGCGGGCCCTCGCCGGCCTGGCCGCCGACCCGGGCCGCACCGCCCTGCGGCCCTGA
- a CDS encoding flavodoxin family protein, protein MTNPVISIAFHSGYGHTAVLAEAVRNGATDAGATVHLIPVDTITEEQWALLDASDAIVFGSPTYMGTASAAFHAFAEASSKRWFGSEWRDKLAAGFTNSGSKSGDKLNTLQFFTVLAAQHGMHWVNLGLHPGWNSSEASENDLNRLGFFLGAAAQTNVDQGPDAVHKADIATAEHLGRRLAETAKRFAPAA, encoded by the coding sequence ATGACGAACCCCGTGATCTCCATCGCCTTCCACTCCGGCTACGGCCACACCGCCGTCCTCGCCGAGGCCGTCCGCAACGGCGCGACCGACGCCGGCGCGACCGTGCACCTCATCCCCGTCGACACCATCACCGAGGAGCAGTGGGCCCTGCTGGACGCCTCGGACGCGATCGTCTTCGGCTCGCCGACCTACATGGGCACCGCGTCGGCCGCGTTCCACGCCTTCGCGGAGGCCTCCTCCAAGCGCTGGTTCGGCTCCGAGTGGCGTGACAAGCTCGCCGCCGGCTTCACCAACTCCGGCTCCAAGAGCGGCGACAAGCTCAACACCCTGCAGTTCTTCACGGTCCTGGCCGCGCAGCACGGCATGCACTGGGTCAACCTGGGCCTCCACCCGGGCTGGAACAGCAGCGAGGCCTCCGAGAACGACCTCAACCGGCTCGGCTTCTTCCTCGGCGCGGCCGCCCAGACCAATGTCGACCAGGGCCCCGACGCGGTCCACAAGGCGGACATTGCCACCGCGGAACACCTCGGCCGCCGCCTGGCCGAGACCGCCAAGCGCTTCGCCCCCGCCGCCTGA
- a CDS encoding winged helix-turn-helix transcriptional regulator — MADAQTPAPVADDFDVFARNCPSRPALEHITGRWGLLVLAALSELGVARFGEVRRKIDGISEKMLSQTLHTLERDGFAHRTVIAAMPPHVEYRLTPLGAETAVRLLDLIEHLHHAMPAILAAQDQYDAAQGG, encoded by the coding sequence ATGGCTGACGCGCAGACCCCCGCCCCCGTGGCCGACGACTTCGACGTGTTCGCGCGCAACTGCCCCTCGCGCCCCGCGCTGGAGCACATCACCGGACGCTGGGGCCTGCTCGTGCTCGCCGCCCTGAGCGAGCTCGGCGTGGCGCGCTTCGGCGAGGTCCGCCGCAAGATCGACGGGATCAGCGAGAAGATGCTGTCCCAGACCCTGCACACGCTGGAGCGCGACGGGTTCGCCCACCGCACCGTCATCGCGGCGATGCCCCCGCACGTCGAGTACCGGCTCACCCCGCTCGGCGCGGAGACCGCCGTCAGACTGCTGGACCTGATCGAGCACCTGCACCACGCGATGCCCGCGATCCTGGCCGCCCAGGACCAGTACGACGCCGCCCAGGGCGGCTGA
- a CDS encoding LysR family transcriptional regulator, with protein sequence MDLDAVRTYVAVADAGRFQRAAAELSITQQAVSKRIAGLERDLGVRLFTRTPRGAELTIDGQAFLPHARELVRVAERAVTSVRSGRRPLRVDVLNSRGAASGLMRGFHRAYPDVELDVLMVWEIEAAVAALRSGAIDASFRAVAMPGRPLPEDIASVRVLDEPLELLTGPDHALAGARSVTLPQLVGHRIWMPGIVPGTEWAAYYDDLVAEFGLTVEATGPNFGSDALLDTIADTPALATFMGGLTRLVRPADHGLRRIPVTDPTPVYPHSLLWHRDNPHPALPTLRAHLAATVTGHDAAGTWRPRWVSPI encoded by the coding sequence ATGGATCTGGACGCGGTGCGCACCTATGTCGCCGTCGCCGACGCGGGCCGTTTCCAGCGGGCCGCGGCCGAGCTGTCGATCACCCAGCAGGCGGTCTCCAAGCGCATCGCGGGCCTGGAGCGCGACCTCGGGGTGCGGCTGTTCACCCGCACGCCGCGCGGCGCCGAGCTCACCATCGACGGGCAGGCGTTCCTGCCGCACGCCAGGGAGCTGGTGCGGGTCGCCGAGCGCGCGGTCACCTCGGTGCGCAGCGGTCGCCGTCCGCTCCGCGTGGACGTGCTGAACTCGCGCGGCGCGGCCTCGGGCCTGATGCGCGGCTTCCACCGCGCGTACCCCGACGTGGAGCTCGACGTGCTGATGGTGTGGGAGATCGAGGCCGCCGTCGCCGCCCTCCGCTCCGGTGCGATCGACGCGTCCTTCCGCGCGGTGGCGATGCCCGGTCGGCCCCTTCCCGAGGACATCGCCTCGGTCCGGGTGCTCGACGAGCCGCTCGAACTCCTCACCGGCCCGGACCACGCGCTGGCCGGGGCCCGGTCGGTGACCCTGCCTCAGCTCGTCGGGCACCGGATCTGGATGCCCGGCATCGTCCCCGGCACCGAGTGGGCGGCCTACTACGACGACCTCGTGGCCGAGTTCGGCCTCACCGTCGAGGCGACCGGCCCCAACTTCGGTTCCGACGCGCTGCTCGACACCATCGCCGACACCCCCGCCCTGGCCACCTTCATGGGCGGTCTGACCCGCCTGGTCCGGCCCGCCGACCACGGTCTGCGCCGCATCCCGGTGACCGACCCGACCCCCGTCTACCCGCACTCGCTCCTCTGGCACCGCGACAACCCCCACCCCGCGCTGCCGACCCTCCGTGCCCACCTCGCCGCCACGGTGACCGGCCACGACGCCGCAGGGACCTGGCGTCCGCGCTGGGTGTCCCCGATCTGA
- a CDS encoding MFS transporter, whose translation MAGRRRLGRPFGLLWAAYAVSAYGSGLGFGALPLIAVLVLHASPAEVSALSAVGPAVGALIAVPLAPWVEFRRKRPVMITMDLIRCAAIASIPVAYAWGALGFLQLLVVSAVTAAAKIAFNAASGAHLKTLVRPEDLLVANARFESTNWSSIAVGPPLGGAAIGVLGPVTTVVADALSYLLSALGITAIRGREEAPPPPEAGRARAGAVLDGWRHILGDPALRRLYLNNLLVSGLIMATEPLLAVLLLRDLGFPPWQYGLAFAAPCLGGLIGSRLARRVVARHGRQWVFRTVGALRAVWLIGLVFVRPGVVGLVTVMAVELAIIVNMSLYTPVLATYRLERTPRHLLARTLSAWSVGTQASIAVCTALGGLLADATGPRTALAVAGLLILVSPLLLPRSDLTPQAEPERSASPA comes from the coding sequence ATGGCGGGCCGACGACGTCTGGGCCGGCCGTTCGGCCTGCTCTGGGCGGCCTATGCGGTGAGCGCCTACGGCTCCGGTCTCGGCTTCGGCGCGCTGCCCCTGATCGCCGTGCTGGTGCTGCACGCCTCCCCCGCCGAGGTGTCCGCGCTGTCCGCGGTGGGGCCCGCGGTGGGCGCGCTGATCGCGGTGCCGCTCGCCCCGTGGGTGGAGTTCCGGCGCAAGCGCCCGGTCATGATCACCATGGATCTGATCCGCTGCGCGGCCATCGCCTCGATCCCTGTCGCCTACGCGTGGGGCGCGCTCGGTTTCCTCCAGCTGCTCGTGGTCTCGGCCGTCACCGCGGCCGCCAAGATCGCGTTCAACGCGGCGAGCGGCGCCCACCTCAAGACGCTGGTCCGGCCGGAGGACCTGCTCGTCGCCAACGCGCGGTTCGAATCGACGAACTGGAGCTCCATCGCGGTGGGTCCGCCGCTGGGCGGGGCGGCGATCGGCGTGCTGGGGCCGGTCACCACCGTGGTGGCCGACGCGCTCAGCTACCTGCTCTCGGCGCTGGGCATCACCGCGATCAGGGGTCGGGAGGAGGCGCCGCCCCCGCCCGAGGCGGGCCGGGCCAGGGCGGGCGCGGTGCTCGACGGATGGCGGCACATCCTGGGCGATCCGGCCCTGCGCCGGCTCTACCTCAACAACCTGCTCGTCTCCGGTCTGATCATGGCCACCGAGCCGCTACTGGCTGTCCTGCTCCTCCGCGACCTCGGCTTCCCGCCGTGGCAGTACGGCCTCGCCTTCGCGGCCCCCTGTCTCGGCGGGCTCATCGGCTCCCGACTGGCCCGCCGGGTGGTGGCCCGCCACGGCCGGCAGTGGGTCTTCCGTACCGTCGGCGCCCTGCGCGCCGTCTGGCTGATCGGCCTGGTCTTCGTGCGGCCCGGGGTCGTCGGCCTGGTCACCGTGATGGCGGTCGAGCTGGCGATCATCGTCAACATGAGCCTCTACACGCCGGTGCTCGCCACCTACCGGTTGGAGCGCACGCCCAGGCACCTGCTCGCCCGCACCCTGTCGGCCTGGTCGGTCGGCACCCAGGCGTCCATCGCCGTCTGCACCGCGCTCGGCGGCCTGCTCGCCGACGCGACCGGTCCACGTACCGCCCTCGCGGTCGCCGGACTGCTCATCCTGGTCAGCCCGCTGCTGCTCCCCCGCAGCGACCTGACCCCGCAGGCCGAACCCGAGCGCTCCGCCAGCCCCGCCTGA
- a CDS encoding GAF domain-containing SpoIIE family protein phosphatase, translating into MSGSPLPGGRPTPADGRPERGSSDPGGVGSGIRRLSGTVQRVHEALPVPSEAADARALVDCAVGILMERTRRSAGGARELLDTMAAASESGVLQTAAELVARASRPGPAGTHQGAPSEVSGEARADGRSAPEVQQAAKALLDNALEPLGAHAVALWAQALDGTLHLAGQAGFAPGSLPERQAHAGGPTAVPTVAQEAARTGELCWSAPDGPPPSSPPCHTTPRAAVAAYLDGQVVGILEVCWAQPPTPDVRLERQLEALANLAARLITDGAQELPVAAAAPDTTASRLAESLPDPVMVLVPAFDTRGRLADFTIAHTNNRFRDLAGRPATLLAGRLLRQAYPAFTRPGGVWEKIEHVFATGEPYRSEDFPLHAQVGDVGVTIRAHLGISRINDTALVTWRLLDENAQRLGTLLQHAQRLGRIGGFEDDLVHGRTTWNDELYDLFGRSPADPPLPLSEVRARIHEDDRAGFDLFTTTVTHFRKPASVALRVRRGDHVIRHVRLTAEAVVDHAGELVAVRGACQDVSAHHWTEVALEATRDQLARSEADARDRARLARQLQHAIMPATPQTTEVRGLDIAVRYRPASQDEAVGGDWYDAVELPNGTVLIAVGDVAGHGIGAATGMVALRNALRGLAATGAGPAQLLSWLNNVAFHLTDNVTATAICAIFDPDTRCLHWARAGHLPPVLLADGVPSQAAAGPGILLGALPDAVYQEQQLELTPGQTLFLFTDGLIERKDDTGQGDLLDTLRDPSFPADRPLPDQLDHLLAHSLSDTDDDTCLIGVRIPPV; encoded by the coding sequence GTGAGCGGCTCGCCCCTTCCCGGCGGGCGCCCGACACCGGCCGACGGCCGACCGGAGAGGGGTTCCAGCGACCCCGGCGGTGTCGGCTCCGGCATCCGGCGGCTCAGCGGCACCGTGCAGCGCGTCCACGAGGCCCTGCCCGTTCCCAGCGAGGCCGCCGACGCGCGGGCGCTGGTCGACTGCGCGGTCGGCATCCTGATGGAACGCACCCGGCGGTCGGCCGGCGGCGCACGCGAACTGCTGGACACCATGGCGGCCGCGAGCGAGAGCGGCGTGCTGCAGACGGCGGCGGAGCTGGTGGCCCGCGCCTCCCGTCCGGGCCCGGCGGGGACCCACCAGGGAGCGCCGTCCGAGGTTTCCGGCGAGGCCCGGGCGGACGGCCGGAGCGCGCCGGAGGTGCAGCAGGCCGCGAAGGCCCTGCTGGACAACGCGCTCGAGCCGCTCGGTGCGCACGCGGTGGCGCTGTGGGCCCAGGCCCTGGACGGCACGCTGCACCTGGCCGGCCAGGCCGGGTTCGCGCCCGGATCGCTGCCGGAGCGCCAGGCACACGCCGGGGGTCCGACCGCCGTGCCGACGGTGGCGCAGGAGGCCGCCCGCACCGGTGAGCTGTGCTGGTCCGCCCCTGACGGTCCGCCGCCCAGCAGCCCGCCCTGTCACACCACGCCCAGGGCGGCGGTGGCGGCCTACCTCGACGGCCAGGTGGTCGGGATCCTGGAGGTGTGCTGGGCCCAGCCGCCCACGCCCGACGTCCGGCTGGAGCGCCAGTTGGAGGCGCTCGCGAACCTGGCGGCGCGTCTGATCACGGACGGCGCCCAGGAGCTGCCGGTGGCCGCGGCCGCCCCGGACACGACCGCGTCACGACTGGCGGAGAGTCTGCCGGACCCCGTGATGGTGCTCGTCCCCGCGTTCGACACCCGCGGCCGGCTGGCCGACTTCACCATCGCCCACACCAACAACCGCTTCCGCGACCTGGCCGGCCGGCCGGCGACGCTGCTGGCCGGGCGGCTGCTGCGTCAGGCCTACCCCGCCTTCACCCGGCCGGGCGGCGTGTGGGAGAAGATCGAGCACGTCTTCGCGACCGGGGAGCCCTACCGCTCCGAGGACTTCCCGCTGCACGCCCAGGTCGGCGACGTGGGCGTCACCATCCGTGCCCACCTGGGCATCAGCCGCATCAACGACACCGCCCTGGTCACCTGGCGGCTTCTGGACGAGAACGCCCAGCGCCTGGGCACCCTGCTGCAGCACGCCCAACGCCTGGGCCGCATCGGCGGTTTCGAGGACGACCTCGTCCACGGTCGCACCACCTGGAACGACGAGCTCTACGACCTGTTCGGCCGCTCCCCCGCCGACCCTCCGCTGCCGCTGTCCGAAGTGCGGGCGCGGATCCACGAGGACGACCGGGCCGGCTTCGACCTGTTCACGACCACCGTCACGCACTTCCGCAAGCCCGCGTCCGTCGCGCTGCGGGTGCGCCGCGGCGACCATGTGATCCGGCATGTACGGCTCACCGCCGAGGCCGTCGTCGACCACGCCGGGGAGCTGGTCGCCGTGCGCGGCGCCTGCCAGGACGTCTCCGCGCACCACTGGACCGAGGTCGCCCTGGAGGCGACCAGGGACCAGCTCGCCCGCTCCGAGGCCGACGCGCGCGACCGCGCCCGGCTGGCCCGACAGTTGCAGCACGCCATCATGCCCGCCACCCCGCAGACGACCGAGGTCCGCGGCCTGGACATCGCGGTCCGCTACCGGCCCGCGAGCCAGGACGAGGCGGTCGGGGGCGACTGGTACGACGCCGTCGAGCTGCCCAACGGCACCGTCCTGATCGCGGTCGGCGACGTCGCGGGGCACGGCATCGGCGCGGCCACCGGGATGGTGGCGCTGCGCAACGCGCTGCGCGGTCTGGCGGCCACCGGAGCGGGCCCGGCGCAGCTCCTGTCCTGGCTGAACAACGTCGCGTTCCATCTGACCGACAACGTCACCGCCACCGCGATCTGCGCGATCTTCGACCCCGACACCCGCTGCCTGCACTGGGCCCGGGCCGGGCACCTGCCCCCGGTCCTGCTCGCCGACGGCGTGCCGAGTCAGGCGGCCGCAGGCCCGGGGATCCTGCTGGGCGCCCTGCCGGACGCCGTCTACCAGGAGCAGCAACTGGAGCTGACGCCAGGTCAGACCCTGTTCCTGTTCACCGACGGGCTGATCGAACGCAAGGACGACACGGGCCAGGGCGACCTGCTCGACACCCTCCGCGACCCGTCCTTCCCCGCCGACCGGCCCCTGCCCGACCAGCTCGACCATCTGCTGGCGCACAGCCTCTCCGACACCGACGACGACACGTGCCTCATCGGGGTCCGGATCCCCCCGGTCTGA